The Flavobacteriales bacterium genome contains the following window.
GCTGCCTACCGATAGGAGAATAACAATGACAGCGAACAGCGGAGACAATCTTCGGATTCACGGATTGACGGCGGCCGCCGACCTTTCCGGCAAGCAGTACCACGCCGTGGCCCTTAACACGACCGGTCAGGTCAAGGTCGGGGCAAAGACGGCGGCCAATATCGGTATTTTGCAAAATGACCCGGTCGCCAATGAGGCGGCTTCGGTCGTGGCCGCCGGTATGACCAAAGCCTACGCGGGCGGAGACATTCCTCGCGGCTCGTGGGTGACGTGCAATTCGACGGGGCAATGCATCGTGAGTACCACGGCCAATGCATCGATGATTGGTCGCGCCGTGACCGTCGGAGCAAGCGGCAAATTGTTTGAGGTCTTCGTCGCCCTGACGAACTACTAGGAGGGATGGAGTTAAGACATGGCACTTCCAACGATTAACGATGTTCAATTGGTCGAGCCGGTGCTGACCAACATGATGGTCGGCTACCGGCAATCGGCGGCCAACTTTGTCGCCGGTCGGGCGTTTCCTTCCGTGCCGGTGAGTTCGGACAGCGGCTCTTTTGCCAAGCTGACCAAGAAGTATTTTTTCACCGACGGGCTGCGCGACCGCGCGCCCGGCGACCCGTTTGCCCGGCTGGAGTTCGGCGTGGATAAGGGGACATACGCGACCCGTCAATTCGCCGCCGACTACGCTCTCGCTGACGAGGTTCGCGCCAACTCGCAGATTCCGATGGAACTGGAGCGCGTGGCCATCGAGTTTCTGGCTCAGAAGTCGCTGCTCCGCAAGGAGTTGCAATTCGCCGCCGACTTCATGAAGACCGGCGTCTGGGGCACGGATTTAACCTCTGCTCGCAAATGGGACAATTCTTCCTCCGGCGACCCCATTGGCGACATCCTGCTGGCGTCTGACGCGATCTCCGGCGCGACGGGCTACGTGCCCAACACGCTGATCATCGGTTACGACGCTTACCGCGCGTTGATGATTCATCCCGACGTGGTTGACCGCCTGAAATACGTCATGGCGACGACCGACGCGCTG
Protein-coding sequences here:
- a CDS encoding major capsid protein; its protein translation is MALPTINDVQLVEPVLTNMMVGYRQSAANFVAGRAFPSVPVSSDSGSFAKLTKKYFFTDGLRDRAPGDPFARLEFGVDKGTYATRQFAADYALADEVRANSQIPMELERVAIEFLAQKSLLRKELQFAADFMKTGVWGTDLTSARKWDNSSSGDPIGDILLASDAISGATGYVPNTLIIGYDAYRALMIHPDVVDRLKYVMATTDALVASSLTAVLGVNQILVCRANYDATNEASTFTASPIIADKALLIYNNPGAGIFDATAGKTFTWAAGGGEGTIYRYRDDARHADVLQHKEQWDQCVVAADLGYFWSDVIE